A single Pristis pectinata isolate sPriPec2 chromosome 22, sPriPec2.1.pri, whole genome shotgun sequence DNA region contains:
- the mgst3b gene encoding microsomal glutathione S-transferase 3b produces MQYVPPQSALPHPTQFIPPHFGYVILVFIYSWVMLAYLGAKVGIARKKYNVKYPNMYSDKDLIFNCIQRAHQNTLEIYPQWLIFQLIAGAVYPITASVLGVIWVTSRFTYAWGYYTGVPEKRKTGSYGYIGLLGVIFLSIVIAFKTLVS; encoded by the exons ATGCAGTACGTGCCGCCACAGAGTgcgctcccccaccccactcagtTCATCCCCCCTCACTTCGGCTACGTGATCCTGGTGTTCATTTACAGCTGGGTCATGCTGGCTTACCTGGGAGCCAAAGTAGGCATCGCCAGGAAGAAATACAACGTCAAG TATCCAAACATGTACAGTGATAAAGATCTGATATTCAACTGCATCCAACGAGCACATCAAAACACATTGGAGATATATCCTCAATGGCTGATCTTCCAACTGATAGCTGGAGCTGTCTATCCG ATCACTGCTTCTGTGCTTGGTGTCATTTGGGTAACCAGTCGATTTACTTATGCATGGGGATATTACACAGGGG tgccagagaaaaGAAAGACTGGGTCCTACGGATACATTGGCCTTCTGGGAGTTATTTTCCTCTCCATAGTCATTGCTTTTAAAACCCTCGTTTCATAG
- the snrpc gene encoding U1 small nuclear ribonucleoprotein C, with amino-acid sequence MPKYYCDYCDTYLTHDSPSVRKTHCEGRKHKENVKDYYQKWMEEQAQSLIDKTTAAFRQGKIPPTAPFPAPAGPPPAGAAIPPPPGNVGVPPPRPAILPGPPMGGPPMMPMMGPAPPGMMLVGPGMRPPIGGPVPMMPGPMMGPHRPMMVPSRPGLIRSTR; translated from the coding sequence ATGCCGAAGTATTACTGCGATTACTGCGACACCTACCTCACCCACGACTCCCCGTCCGTCCGCAAAACGCACTGCGAGGGCCGCAAGCACAAGGAGAACGTCAAGGACTACTATCAGAAATGGATGGAGGAGCAGGCCCAGAGCCTCATCGATAAGACCACGGCCGCCTTCCGCCAGGGCAAGATCCCGCCCACCGCTCCTTTCCCGGCGCCGGCCGGGCCGCCTCCAGCCGGGGCCGCCATCCCGCCGCCTCCTGGCAACGTGGGCGTGCCGCCGCCGCGGCCCGCCATCCTACCCGGGCCGCCGATGGGAGGGCCGCCGATGATGCCGATGATGGGCCCCGCGCCTCCTGGGATGATGTTGGTGGGCCCGGGAATGAGACCGCCCATCGGCGGCCCCGTGCCCATGATGCCGGGCCCGATGATGGGGCCTCACCGGCCCATGATGGTGCCTTCCAGACCTGGATTAATACGGTCAACCAGATAA